From the genome of Pantoea alfalfae, one region includes:
- a CDS encoding carboxylesterase/lipase family protein, whose translation MKNETGLRIMTAEGELRGCMDDDLFVFKGIPYAAAPVGALRWRPPQPVTPWHQMRDATAFGASGWQNRTYCQAVGGGDPGEFSEDCLYLNVWTPDVAPSKPLPVMVWLHGGGFTIGAGGLAPYNGKPLASRGAVVVTLNYRLGHHGFFSHPALDAEYPAAGRVNNFGLLDQIAALQWVQRNIPAFGGDRHNVTLFGESSGARSVLSHCCSPLAEGLFHKGIVQSAYSLPDTPLKKARQQGIAVARHFGLPPDASADDLRALPADAFWSLEGPLAIPPVPIAGDAVLPEPMLKTFMAAKQHRLPLMAGSNSDEASVLEYFGVDATAVLHQLRNKNRLTYRTLKWMYDIHDDQLLGRAVARDMAFSLVPWLVMRAQHNAGMPGWRYWFDYVSEHARDLYPHGTWHGNEMPYVLNTLSQMPDPNEARPFSEADRAFAARVSEYWFTFARDATEYKHQLEGEVIWPAWHPGNDVTMSLGNKRMSGLTLKRNFMRARMRLFRLLMTRMVRL comes from the coding sequence ATGAAAAACGAAACAGGTCTGAGGATCATGACGGCCGAGGGGGAGTTGCGTGGATGCATGGACGATGACCTTTTCGTATTCAAAGGTATACCTTATGCGGCGGCTCCGGTTGGCGCGCTGCGCTGGCGTCCACCACAGCCGGTCACGCCCTGGCATCAGATGCGCGATGCCACCGCATTTGGGGCTTCTGGCTGGCAAAATCGCACATACTGTCAGGCGGTGGGCGGTGGCGATCCCGGTGAGTTTAGTGAAGATTGCCTCTACCTGAATGTCTGGACACCCGATGTGGCGCCGTCAAAGCCGCTGCCGGTAATGGTGTGGCTGCACGGTGGGGGCTTCACCATCGGTGCAGGCGGGCTGGCGCCGTACAACGGTAAGCCGCTGGCGTCACGTGGTGCAGTGGTGGTCACGCTGAATTACCGGCTGGGTCACCACGGTTTCTTCTCCCATCCTGCGCTGGATGCGGAATACCCTGCTGCGGGTAGAGTAAACAATTTTGGCCTGCTCGATCAGATTGCCGCACTGCAGTGGGTGCAGCGCAACATTCCAGCTTTTGGTGGCGATCGCCACAATGTGACGCTTTTCGGTGAATCCTCTGGCGCGCGCAGCGTGCTCTCCCACTGCTGTTCGCCGCTGGCTGAAGGGCTGTTCCATAAAGGGATCGTGCAAAGTGCCTATAGCCTGCCGGATACGCCGCTGAAAAAAGCGCGTCAGCAGGGAATAGCGGTAGCCCGCCATTTTGGTCTGCCGCCCGATGCCAGCGCGGATGACCTGCGCGCACTGCCTGCCGATGCCTTCTGGTCGCTGGAAGGGCCACTGGCGATCCCGCCGGTGCCGATTGCCGGTGATGCCGTGCTGCCTGAGCCGATGCTGAAAACCTTTATGGCAGCTAAACAGCATCGCCTGCCGCTGATGGCGGGCAGTAACAGCGATGAAGCCAGCGTGCTGGAATATTTTGGCGTGGATGCCACCGCAGTATTGCATCAGCTGCGCAATAAAAACCGGCTCACCTATCGGACGCTGAAATGGATGTATGACATCCATGACGATCAGCTGCTGGGACGTGCCGTGGCGCGTGATATGGCTTTCAGCCTGGTGCCGTGGCTGGTGATGCGGGCGCAGCACAATGCCGGCATGCCGGGCTGGCGCTACTGGTTCGATTATGTTTCTGAGCACGCTCGCGACCTTTATCCCCATGGCACCTGGCACGGTAACGAAATGCCTTATGTCCTGAACACCCTGAGTCAGATGCCGGATCCCAATGAAGCGCGGCCATTCAGTGAAGCCGATCGCGCTTTTGCGGCACGTGTCAGCGAATACTGGTTTACCTTTGCCCGTGACGCCACGGAATATAAGCATCAGCTTGAAGGCGAAGTTATCTGGCCAGCCTGGCATCCAGGCAATGACGTGACAATGTCACTTGGGAATAAGCGTATGAGCGGGTTGACTCTGAAAAGAAACTTTATGCGCGCCCGTATGCGGCTTTTCAGGCTGTTGATGACGCGTATGGTCAGGCTTTAA
- the hglS gene encoding 2-oxoadipate dioxygenase/decarboxylase HglS: MDKFISADLIRTRFSQAMSAMYQQEVPQYGTLMQLVATVNERSLEADIALKDRLTAADEIDRLSLERHGAIRVGTADELATLRQLFAVMGMYPVGYYDLSQAGVPVHSTAFRPVTDAALRRNPFRVFTSLLRPELIDDPALREKTAEILAARDIFTSRCRALLQLHEQQGGLTDVQATEFVTEALETFRWHAHSSVDSQTYQALNQQHRLIADVVCFPGCHINHLTPRTLDIDRVQQLMPSRGIDPKTLIEGPPRRQVPILLRQTSFKALEEPIIFKDGHQGTHTARFGEIEQRGAALTPAGRALYDRLLSEAGSGQDNQQHQQHLAAIFRDFPDDETTLRQQGLAWFHYRLSEKGVATPPDKGEVLEDLIREGRVLADPIVYEDFLPVSAAGIFQSNLGDRAQVRSAGQASRQTFEAALGSAVLDEMVLYEERQQRSLAQCGVRPS; this comes from the coding sequence GGCGATGTCAGCAATGTACCAGCAGGAGGTGCCGCAGTATGGCACGCTGATGCAACTGGTCGCCACCGTCAACGAGCGCTCGCTGGAAGCCGATATCGCGCTGAAAGATCGTCTCACGGCCGCCGATGAAATTGACCGACTCAGCCTTGAACGACACGGCGCAATCCGTGTGGGCACGGCAGACGAATTAGCCACGCTGCGGCAGCTGTTTGCGGTGATGGGGATGTATCCGGTTGGCTATTACGATCTCTCTCAGGCGGGTGTGCCGGTGCACTCTACGGCGTTCCGGCCGGTCACCGATGCGGCGCTGCGGCGCAATCCTTTCCGGGTCTTTACCTCGCTGTTACGTCCTGAACTGATCGACGATCCCGCGCTGCGCGAAAAGACGGCGGAGATTCTGGCCGCACGCGACATTTTCACTTCCCGTTGCCGGGCGCTGCTGCAATTGCATGAGCAGCAGGGCGGATTAACTGACGTTCAGGCTACCGAGTTTGTTACCGAAGCACTGGAAACCTTCCGCTGGCACGCCCACAGTAGCGTGGACAGTCAGACCTATCAGGCGCTGAACCAGCAGCATCGATTGATCGCAGATGTCGTCTGCTTTCCCGGCTGCCACATCAACCATCTCACCCCGCGCACGCTCGATATTGACCGCGTTCAGCAACTGATGCCATCGCGCGGCATCGATCCGAAAACGCTGATCGAAGGACCGCCGCGTCGTCAGGTGCCGATTCTGCTGCGTCAGACCAGCTTCAAAGCGCTGGAAGAGCCGATCATCTTTAAGGACGGGCATCAGGGCACCCATACAGCGCGCTTCGGTGAAATTGAGCAGCGCGGCGCGGCGCTGACGCCTGCAGGTCGTGCGCTCTACGATCGGCTGCTCAGCGAGGCGGGGAGTGGTCAGGACAATCAGCAGCACCAGCAACATCTGGCGGCCATATTCCGCGACTTTCCCGACGACGAGACCACGCTACGCCAGCAGGGGCTGGCCTGGTTCCACTATCGCCTGAGTGAAAAGGGCGTTGCCACGCCGCCGGACAAGGGTGAAGTGCTTGAGGATCTGATCAGGGAGGGGCGTGTACTGGCAGACCCGATCGTCTATGAAGATTTTCTGCCCGTCAGCGCGGCGGGAATTTTTCAGTCCAACCTCGGCGATCGGGCGCAGGTCCGTTCAGCGGGACAGGCGAGCCGGCAGACGTTTGAAGCAGCGCTGGGCTCTGCGGTGCTGGATGAGATGGTGTTATATGAAGAGCGCCAGCAGCGCTCGCTGGCACAGTGCGGAGTACGGCCGTCCTGA
- a CDS encoding methyl-accepting chemotaxis protein, with product MGMLKNFTIRAVMLTILGLFCLLWSGVGLYSIHSLGALSEGNNVDRHLVEQMTVLSKGNDQYFRVITRLSRVMESKAAGKTLTDEAYAPVQQALDSMTQQLARFKQLAPGPMNPEVVDGVIQSWQKLVDEGVTPQLQLARQASPDPYRQQANNVTPPLSRAFGVSAEKFNLGAAEKLDKTRVEVDHLTAMTKTIITITVIIGLLILLFTDRYLVAMLVRPLESIRTHFAVIATGDLSQPVADFGRNCVGKLVPLLSAMQDSLREAVSAIRSGTENISRGAAEISAGNNDLSSRTEEQAAALEQTAASMEQLTATVKFNADNARQASLLAETATTTAQRGGQLVSEVVSTMDGISGSSKKIAEITNVINGIAFQTNILALNAAVEAARAGEQGRGFAVVASEVRNLAQRSANAAKEIATLIEDSVQRVGKGAELVSTTGGTMNNILKSVQDVDAIMKQIASASEEQSKGISQVGAAVTEMDSVTQQNASLVEEVSAAASALALQTEALQASVSKFRLSSNRQTAPVITNKPAAPKATVLNAPQAKPADNGDWVTF from the coding sequence ATGGGAATGCTCAAAAATTTTACCATTCGCGCAGTGATGCTCACTATTCTGGGCCTGTTTTGTTTACTGTGGAGCGGCGTCGGGTTGTACAGCATCCACTCGCTTGGCGCGCTCAGCGAAGGCAACAATGTTGACCGTCATCTGGTTGAGCAAATGACGGTGCTGAGCAAAGGCAACGATCAATATTTTCGTGTTATCACGCGCCTTTCCCGCGTAATGGAAAGCAAAGCAGCAGGTAAAACGCTGACTGATGAGGCCTATGCCCCTGTGCAGCAGGCGCTGGACAGCATGACTCAGCAACTGGCGCGTTTTAAACAGCTTGCACCCGGTCCGATGAATCCGGAAGTCGTCGATGGCGTAATTCAGAGCTGGCAAAAGCTGGTGGATGAGGGCGTAACGCCACAACTGCAACTGGCCCGCCAGGCCTCACCGGACCCGTATCGCCAGCAGGCGAACAATGTCACACCGCCGCTCAGTCGTGCCTTTGGCGTCAGCGCAGAGAAGTTTAACCTGGGCGCAGCCGAAAAACTGGACAAAACCCGGGTTGAAGTTGATCACCTCACCGCGATGACCAAAACGATTATTACCATCACGGTGATTATTGGCCTGCTGATTCTGCTGTTTACCGACCGCTATCTGGTGGCGATGCTGGTTCGTCCGCTGGAAAGTATTCGTACCCACTTCGCGGTGATCGCGACAGGCGATCTCAGCCAGCCGGTAGCCGATTTCGGTCGCAACTGTGTCGGTAAACTGGTGCCGCTGCTGAGCGCTATGCAGGATAGTCTGCGGGAAGCGGTCAGCGCCATTCGCAGCGGCACCGAGAACATCTCGCGCGGTGCTGCAGAGATTTCTGCCGGTAACAATGACCTCTCTTCACGTACCGAAGAGCAGGCCGCTGCGCTGGAACAGACTGCGGCCAGCATGGAGCAGTTGACGGCCACGGTGAAATTCAACGCCGATAACGCTCGTCAGGCCAGCCTGCTGGCAGAAACCGCCACCACCACGGCACAACGTGGCGGTCAGCTGGTGAGTGAAGTGGTCAGCACCATGGATGGCATCTCCGGCAGCTCGAAGAAGATCGCTGAGATTACCAACGTGATTAACGGCATTGCCTTCCAGACCAATATCCTGGCGCTGAACGCTGCGGTCGAAGCGGCACGTGCCGGCGAACAGGGGCGTGGTTTTGCGGTCGTGGCATCTGAAGTGCGTAACCTGGCACAGCGTAGCGCCAACGCCGCCAAAGAGATCGCGACGCTGATTGAAGACTCGGTGCAGCGTGTAGGGAAAGGCGCGGAGCTGGTCAGCACCACCGGCGGCACCATGAACAATATTCTGAAATCAGTGCAGGATGTGGATGCGATCATGAAACAGATCGCTTCCGCCTCGGAAGAGCAGAGCAAAGGCATCTCTCAGGTGGGTGCCGCGGTAACCGAAATGGATAGCGTGACCCAGCAGAACGCCTCACTGGTTGAAGAGGTTTCTGCCGCGGCGAGCGCACTGGCATTGCAGACAGAAGCGCTGCAGGCCTCTGTGTCGAAGTTCCGTCTCTCCAGCAACCGCCAGACCGCACCGGTCATCACGAATAAACCTGCCGCGCCGAAAGCAACCGTGCTGAATGCGCCTCAGGCTAAACCGGCGGATAACGGCGACTGGGTCACCTTCTGA
- the pepT gene encoding peptidase T, with translation MTDKLESQLTEHFFRYLAVSSQSDAKSTTLPSTPSQHAMAELLADELRALGLDEVVLDKHATVTAVKRGNRPDAPRIGFITHIDTVDVGLSPDIHPQILTWQGDDLCLNAEQDIWLRRDEHPEIAPYVGQQVIFSDGTSVLGADNKAAVTVVMTLLANLKGDHGDIVVAFVPDEEIGLRGAKALDLETRFNVDFAWTIDCCELGEVVYENFNGAAAEIVFTGVPAHPMSGKGVLVNPLLMAHDYISLFDRQQTPEHTEGREGYIWFNEIQANASKATLKASIRDFDLTSFAARKQQLQQAAADLAARYPTGEVSITISDIYSNISNALGEDRRAIDLIFSAFAALEIEPKVIPMRGGTDGAALSAKGLLTPNFFTGAHNFHSRFEFLPIPSFVKSYQVAEKLCYMAAG, from the coding sequence ATGACAGACAAACTTGAGTCGCAACTCACCGAACATTTTTTCCGTTACCTCGCCGTCAGCAGTCAGAGCGATGCCAAATCCACGACTCTGCCGAGTACGCCGAGCCAGCACGCCATGGCGGAACTGCTGGCGGACGAGCTGCGAGCGCTGGGGCTGGATGAGGTGGTGCTTGATAAACATGCTACGGTGACCGCGGTGAAACGTGGCAACCGTCCAGACGCACCGCGCATCGGGTTTATTACGCACATCGACACCGTTGATGTCGGTTTGTCGCCCGATATCCACCCGCAGATTCTCACCTGGCAGGGTGACGATCTCTGTCTGAATGCAGAGCAGGATATCTGGCTGCGCCGCGATGAGCATCCGGAGATCGCGCCTTACGTCGGCCAGCAGGTGATCTTTAGCGATGGCACCAGCGTGCTGGGCGCAGACAATAAAGCGGCGGTCACCGTGGTGATGACGCTGTTGGCGAACCTCAAAGGCGATCATGGCGATATCGTGGTGGCCTTTGTGCCGGATGAAGAGATTGGCCTGCGCGGTGCGAAAGCTCTGGATCTGGAAACGCGCTTTAATGTCGATTTTGCCTGGACCATCGACTGCTGCGAACTGGGCGAAGTGGTGTACGAGAACTTTAATGGTGCCGCGGCAGAGATTGTGTTTACCGGTGTGCCGGCACATCCGATGTCGGGCAAAGGCGTGCTGGTCAATCCGCTGTTGATGGCGCATGACTACATCAGCCTGTTTGATCGTCAGCAGACACCGGAGCACACCGAAGGCCGCGAAGGTTACATCTGGTTTAATGAGATTCAGGCCAACGCCAGCAAGGCGACGCTGAAGGCTTCAATCCGTGATTTTGATCTGACAAGCTTCGCAGCCCGTAAGCAGCAGTTGCAGCAGGCGGCAGCGGATCTTGCGGCGCGCTATCCCACCGGCGAGGTCAGCATCACAATCAGCGATATCTACAGCAACATCAGTAATGCACTGGGTGAGGATCGCCGGGCAATAGATTTGATCTTCAGCGCCTTTGCCGCGCTGGAGATTGAGCCGAAAGTGATTCCGATGCGTGGCGGCACGGACGGCGCGGCACTGTCCGCCAAAGGGCTGCTGACGCCGAACTTCTTTACCGGCGCACATAACTTCCATTCACGTTTCGAGTTTCTGCCGATACCGTCGTTTGTGAAGTCCTATCAGGTGGCAGAAAAGCTCTGTTATATGGCGGCGGGTTAA
- a CDS encoding ABC transporter substrate-binding protein: MKIKIATLALVTAGIALAGSVNAKTLVYCSEGSPENFNPQLYTSGTSVDASAVPVFNRLVDFTPGTTDLVPSLAERWEISPDGTVYTFHLRKNVKFQSNKQFKPSRDFNADDVIFSFMRQMDPKNPYHNVSGGTYSNFESLELSTLIKSIDRVDNHTVRFTLAHPEAPFLADLAWYFASIHSAEYADAMLKAGTPEKVDMNPIGTGPFELVQYQKDSRILYKAFPDYWQGKAKLDRLVFSITPDASVRYAKLEKNECQVMPFPNPADLDKMRANPDITLEQKAGLNTGFLAFNTTKAPTDNVKVRQALAMAINKPAIIEAIFKGTGTVAKNILPPGVWSADKDLKDYDYDPEKAKALLQQAGVKPGTEIALWAMPVQRPYNPNARRMAEMIQSDWAKVGIKASIVSYEWGEYLKRVRSGEHQAALMGWTTATGDPDNFFGPLYSCTSAQGGSNSSKWCYQPFEKLITEARAEPEQGKRTALYLQAQQMMHDQMPAVMIAHSTIFEPVRKSVSGYQVDPFGKHIFYQVDIKQ, translated from the coding sequence ATGAAAATCAAGATAGCCACCTTAGCGCTTGTTACGGCTGGGATAGCGCTGGCTGGCAGCGTTAACGCCAAAACGCTGGTCTACTGTTCTGAGGGATCGCCAGAGAATTTTAACCCTCAGCTCTATACCTCCGGAACCAGTGTTGACGCCAGTGCGGTGCCGGTCTTTAACCGGCTGGTGGACTTCACGCCTGGCACCACCGACCTGGTGCCCAGCCTGGCAGAACGCTGGGAGATCAGCCCGGATGGCACCGTCTACACTTTCCATCTGCGCAAAAACGTGAAGTTCCAGAGCAACAAACAGTTCAAACCCAGCCGCGACTTTAACGCCGATGATGTGATCTTCTCGTTTATGCGCCAGATGGACCCGAAAAATCCCTACCATAACGTCTCTGGCGGCACCTATTCCAACTTCGAAAGCCTCGAACTCTCCACGCTGATTAAAAGTATCGACCGGGTTGATAACCACACCGTGCGCTTTACGCTCGCCCATCCTGAAGCGCCGTTCCTTGCCGATCTCGCGTGGTATTTCGCCTCAATCCACTCGGCTGAATACGCAGATGCCATGCTGAAAGCGGGGACGCCGGAGAAGGTCGATATGAACCCGATCGGCACCGGCCCGTTTGAGCTGGTGCAGTACCAGAAAGATTCCCGCATCCTCTACAAAGCGTTCCCGGACTACTGGCAGGGTAAGGCGAAGCTTGATCGACTGGTGTTCAGCATCACGCCGGATGCCTCTGTGCGCTATGCCAAGCTGGAGAAGAACGAGTGCCAGGTGATGCCATTCCCGAATCCCGCCGATCTCGACAAAATGCGCGCCAATCCGGATATCACCCTGGAACAGAAGGCGGGTCTGAACACCGGCTTCCTGGCATTCAACACCACCAAAGCGCCAACCGACAACGTTAAAGTGCGGCAGGCGCTGGCAATGGCGATCAACAAACCGGCGATCATCGAGGCGATATTTAAAGGCACCGGCACGGTCGCGAAAAATATCCTGCCACCAGGCGTCTGGAGTGCGGACAAAGATCTGAAAGATTACGACTACGATCCAGAAAAGGCCAAAGCGTTACTGCAACAGGCGGGTGTGAAACCGGGCACCGAGATTGCACTCTGGGCGATGCCGGTTCAGCGGCCTTACAATCCGAATGCACGCCGCATGGCGGAGATGATTCAGTCGGACTGGGCCAAAGTTGGCATCAAAGCCAGTATCGTCAGCTATGAGTGGGGCGAGTACCTGAAACGCGTTCGCAGCGGCGAGCATCAGGCGGCGCTGATGGGCTGGACCACCGCGACCGGCGATCCGGATAACTTCTTTGGCCCACTCTACAGCTGCACCTCTGCACAGGGTGGTTCCAACTCCTCAAAATGGTGCTATCAGCCGTTCGAGAAGTTAATCACCGAAGCCCGTGCTGAGCCGGAACAGGGCAAACGTACTGCGCTCTATCTGCAGGCGCAGCAGATGATGCATGACCAGATGCCCGCCGTAATGATTGCACACTCCACCATCTTTGAGCCGGTGCGCAAATCGGTCAGCGGCTATCAGGTCGACCCTTTCGGCAAACACATCTTCTATCAGGTTGATATTAAGCAGTAA
- a CDS encoding methionine aminotransferase, whose protein sequence is MSLKTPVAIHSKLPDVGTTIFSVIGQLSAQHQAINLSQGAPSFPCDPALVDSVSCAMQEGHNQYAAMMGLPALREALAGKVQTLYAQKYDAASEVLITGSASQGLYMAITALVHQGDEVIFFEPAFDSYAPVVRLQGGTPIGLKLQVPSFAIDWDQLRAAITPRTRMIIINTPHNPSAQVLTPDDLNQLAALIRNTDIVVLSDEVYEHILFDGRPHCGMARHPELAARSIIVSSFGKTFHVTGWRVGYCLAPAELMTELVKVHQFMMYAADTPMQVGFAHYLQTPENYLSLNAFYQQKRDRLITLMQDSPFRLLPSAGSFFMLASYGHFSDEPDSEMVKRLIVDHGVATIPLSAFYMDGTDNKLIRLSFAKDEATLEAGAAALCAFSH, encoded by the coding sequence ATGTCCCTGAAAACGCCTGTCGCTATTCACTCAAAATTGCCGGACGTTGGCACCACTATTTTCAGCGTAATTGGTCAGCTTTCGGCGCAGCATCAGGCGATTAACCTGTCGCAGGGCGCACCCAGTTTCCCCTGCGATCCGGCGCTGGTCGACTCGGTCAGCTGTGCCATGCAGGAGGGGCACAATCAGTATGCCGCTATGATGGGCTTGCCGGCCCTGCGCGAGGCACTCGCCGGCAAAGTGCAGACGCTCTATGCACAGAAATATGATGCCGCGAGTGAGGTACTGATCACCGGCAGCGCCAGTCAGGGACTCTATATGGCGATTACCGCGCTGGTTCATCAGGGCGATGAGGTGATCTTCTTTGAACCGGCGTTTGACAGCTACGCGCCGGTGGTGCGGTTACAGGGCGGTACGCCGATAGGCCTGAAGCTGCAGGTGCCGTCTTTTGCTATCGACTGGGATCAGCTGCGTGCGGCGATCACGCCGCGCACCCGGATGATCATTATTAATACGCCGCACAACCCCAGCGCGCAGGTGCTGACGCCCGACGATCTCAATCAGCTGGCGGCTCTGATTCGCAACACCGATATCGTGGTGCTCTCCGATGAGGTTTATGAACATATTCTGTTTGATGGCCGGCCGCACTGCGGCATGGCGAGGCATCCGGAGCTGGCCGCACGCAGTATCATCGTCTCCTCGTTTGGTAAAACCTTCCACGTCACCGGCTGGCGGGTAGGCTACTGTCTGGCACCGGCAGAGCTGATGACCGAACTGGTGAAGGTGCATCAGTTTATGATGTACGCCGCCGATACGCCGATGCAGGTTGGGTTCGCGCACTATCTGCAGACGCCAGAGAACTACCTGTCACTTAACGCTTTCTATCAGCAGAAGCGCGATCGGCTAATTACTCTGATGCAGGACTCGCCGTTCCGGCTGCTACCGAGCGCCGGTTCGTTCTTTATGCTCGCCAGCTATGGACATTTCAGTGACGAACCGGACAGTGAAATGGTAAAACGTCTTATCGTCGATCACGGTGTGGCAACCATACCGCTGTCGGCGTTTTATATGGATGGCACAGACAACAAACTGATTCGTCTCTCTTTTGCGAAAGACGAGGCGACACTAGAGGCTGGCGCGGCTGCGCTATGTGCTTTTTCTCACTGA
- a CDS encoding LysR family transcriptional regulator codes for MSRSSLPLNAIHAFLVTARHLNLTHAARELCLTQGAVSRKIAALEQWLGVTLFDRHARGLRLTPQGDALLPELSQGFDLMVQASEKVRRSQVSLRLKAPTCAMRWLVPRLMALERHCPELHVALTTTLDHAAQLENFDAAIIYGKPHPDGICLFSESLTPVIAAGQPCPETTAALDAMTFLHPTSDTRDWQCWLQAQQVTLSMKRNQHFATMDLAISAAIQGFGVAIADSNLVESDIASGRLIKPFAGEVKTGAVYSLLQRPAPDAPPFLAELVAWLCRDQKVTQSPLSAGLA; via the coding sequence GTGTCACGCTCATCGCTGCCACTCAATGCCATTCACGCCTTTCTGGTAACAGCTCGTCACCTTAATCTCACCCATGCTGCCCGCGAGCTCTGCCTGACCCAGGGCGCGGTCAGTCGTAAGATTGCCGCGCTGGAACAGTGGCTGGGCGTGACGCTGTTTGACCGCCATGCGCGCGGGCTGCGGCTGACACCGCAGGGTGACGCGCTGCTGCCTGAACTCAGCCAGGGCTTTGATCTGATGGTCCAGGCCAGCGAAAAGGTCCGTCGCAGTCAGGTCAGCCTTCGCCTGAAAGCGCCGACCTGTGCTATGCGCTGGCTGGTACCGCGGCTGATGGCGCTTGAACGTCACTGCCCTGAACTGCATGTGGCCCTGACCACCACGCTGGATCATGCGGCCCAGCTTGAGAACTTTGATGCGGCGATTATCTATGGCAAGCCGCATCCTGACGGGATCTGCCTGTTCAGCGAGTCGCTGACGCCGGTGATAGCGGCTGGTCAGCCCTGCCCGGAAACGACGGCGGCGCTGGACGCAATGACCTTTTTGCATCCCACGTCAGACACGCGTGACTGGCAGTGCTGGTTACAGGCGCAGCAGGTGACGCTCAGCATGAAGCGAAATCAGCATTTTGCCACGATGGATTTAGCGATCAGTGCCGCGATTCAGGGGTTTGGTGTGGCGATTGCCGACAGCAATCTGGTGGAGAGTGATATCGCCAGCGGCAGGCTGATTAAGCCGTTCGCTGGCGAGGTCAAAACCGGAGCCGTTTACAGTTTACTGCAACGGCCCGCGCCGGATGCGCCACCGTTCCTGGCGGAACTGGTGGCGTGGCTGTGCAGGGATCAGAAGGTGACCCAGTCGCCGTTATCCGCCGGTTTAGCCTGA
- a CDS encoding transporter substrate-binding domain-containing protein — protein MKKLNALFLALGMMTTVQALAQDLRYGVESQYPPFESRNAKGELEGFDIELGNAICKAGNFSCHWVESSFDALIPALQAKKFDAINSAMNITEARAKSIAFTQPIYRIPTMLVAKKGENLAPTAEGLKGKSIGVLQGSIQETYAKKHWETQGVTVTSYQDQNQVYNDMVAGRLDGTLVMSAAGQSGFLDKPQGKGFGFVGKPVEDDAILGSGIGYGLRKDDASLKQSLDAAIAKVQGDGTLKKLAEKYFPGIDVSAKP, from the coding sequence ATGAAAAAACTGAACGCGCTTTTTCTCGCTCTGGGCATGATGACAACGGTACAGGCACTGGCTCAGGATTTACGTTACGGCGTGGAGTCACAGTATCCGCCGTTTGAAAGCCGCAACGCTAAAGGTGAGCTGGAAGGCTTTGATATTGAACTGGGTAATGCCATCTGTAAGGCAGGCAACTTCAGCTGCCACTGGGTTGAGAGCAGCTTTGATGCGCTGATCCCGGCACTTCAGGCGAAAAAGTTCGACGCCATTAACTCGGCGATGAATATCACTGAAGCGCGCGCCAAAAGCATCGCGTTTACGCAGCCAATCTACCGTATTCCGACCATGTTAGTGGCGAAAAAGGGTGAAAATCTGGCCCCGACCGCCGAAGGTCTTAAAGGCAAAAGCATTGGTGTATTGCAGGGATCGATTCAGGAAACCTATGCGAAGAAGCACTGGGAGACGCAGGGCGTGACGGTGACGTCGTATCAGGATCAGAACCAGGTCTACAACGACATGGTCGCGGGCCGCCTTGATGGCACGCTGGTGATGTCTGCCGCCGGTCAGTCTGGCTTCCTCGATAAGCCACAGGGCAAAGGGTTTGGTTTTGTGGGCAAGCCCGTCGAAGATGACGCGATTCTCGGCTCAGGCATCGGCTATGGCCTGCGCAAAGATGATGCGTCGTTGAAGCAGTCGCTGGACGCGGCGATCGCCAAAGTGCAGGGCGATGGCACCCTCAAAAAGCTGGCTGAAAAATACTTCCCGGGTATTGATGTCAGCGCGAAGCCATAA